In Labrus mixtus chromosome 11, fLabMix1.1, whole genome shotgun sequence, a single window of DNA contains:
- the etsrp gene encoding ETS1-related protein isoform X2, whose translation MYWDSFIKTGDRDLDSKDSKIKMEVCQTGYYTEDFRTQEVPAGFDFASYDSKAPGQQQYVTESSYAEPPKASHPYDTKVSTSDTALFNLDSYQEFNWWASYPHDGLTVDQPQTGYQESPQTYQGLVPQNGQFSPSIEGSNSPFVSAKGSNTLQSETDQSYSCHPAELYDSDRARLSSSFWPEYSSPSFTAPLPHQPTASCPSDLSPQSTEQYCPRVVKRKTPHPQRPEREGQMTGMSAYPGSGPIQLWQFLLELLLDSACRTFISWTGDGWEFKMSDPSEVAKRWGQCKNKPKMNYEKLSRGLRYYYHKNIIHKTAGKRYVYRFVCDMQGMLGKTAQEVLASLNVLPTNAESWQCPAVQAAAAASEHSSETWASQ comes from the exons ATGTACTGGGACTCTTTCATCaaaacaggagacagagacTTGGACAGCAAAGACTCGAAAATAAAG ATGGAGGTTTGTCAGACGGGATATTACACAGAAGACTTCAGGACACAGGAGGTGCCAGCTGGCTTTGACTTTGCATCATATG ACAGCAAAGCACCTGGACAGCAGCAGTACGTCACAGAAAGCAGCTACGCGGAGCCGCCGAAAGCTTCTCACCCATATGACACTAAAG tgagcACCAGTGACACGGCTCTCTTCAACCTGGACTCGTACCAGGAGTTCAACTGGTGGGCCTCGTACCCACATG ACGGGCTGACAGTAGACCAGCCTCAAACTGGATACCAGGAGTCTCCACAGACGTACCAGGGTCTGGTGCCTCAGAATGGACAATTCAGCCCATCCATTGAGGGCAGCAACAGCCCCTTCGTATCTGCAAAAGGATCAAATACATTACAAA GTGAGACAGATCAGAGCTACTCGTGTCACCCGGCTGAACTTTACGACTCAGACAGAGCGAGGCTGTCCTCGTCCTTCTGGCCCGAGTACTCCTCCCCCAGCTTCACTGCTCCCCTCCCACACCAGCCTACGGCCTCCTGCCCCTCGGACCTCAGTCCTCAATCCACGGAGCAGTACTGCCCCCGTGTGGTCAAACGCAAAACCCCACACCCACAGAGgccagagagggagggacagatGACGGGAATGTCAGCATATCCAG GGTCTGGGCCGATCCAGCTGTGGCAGTTTTTACTGGAGTTACTTCTGGACTCCGCCTGTCGGACCTTCATCTCCTGGACGGGAGACGGCTGGGAGTTTAAGATGTCCGACCCCTCAGAG GTGGCAAAGCGCTGGGGCCAATGCAAGAACAAACCCAAGATGAACTACGAGAAGTTGAGCCGTGGCCTGCGGTACTACTACCACAAAAACATCATTCACAAGACGGCGGGCAAGCGCTACGTGTACCGCTTTGTCTGTGACATGCAGGGCATGCTGGGAAAGACGGCGCAGGAGGTCCTGGCTAGTCTGAACGTTTTGCCCACAAACGCAGAGTCCTGGCAGTGCCCTGCGgttcaggcagcagcagcagcgtcggAGCACAGCAGTGAAACATGGGCGTCACAGTAG
- the etsrp gene encoding ETS1-related protein isoform X1, whose amino-acid sequence MYWDSFIKTGDRDLDSKDSKIKMEVCQTGYYTEDFRTQEVPAGFDFASYDYPGEDLSFLLDSKAPGQQQYVTESSYAEPPKASHPYDTKVSTSDTALFNLDSYQEFNWWASYPHDGLTVDQPQTGYQESPQTYQGLVPQNGQFSPSIEGSNSPFVSAKGSNTLQSETDQSYSCHPAELYDSDRARLSSSFWPEYSSPSFTAPLPHQPTASCPSDLSPQSTEQYCPRVVKRKTPHPQRPEREGQMTGMSAYPGSGPIQLWQFLLELLLDSACRTFISWTGDGWEFKMSDPSEVAKRWGQCKNKPKMNYEKLSRGLRYYYHKNIIHKTAGKRYVYRFVCDMQGMLGKTAQEVLASLNVLPTNAESWQCPAVQAAAAASEHSSETWASQ is encoded by the exons ATGTACTGGGACTCTTTCATCaaaacaggagacagagacTTGGACAGCAAAGACTCGAAAATAAAG ATGGAGGTTTGTCAGACGGGATATTACACAGAAGACTTCAGGACACAGGAGGTGCCAGCTGGCTTTGACTTTGCATCATATG ACTACCCTGGTGAAGACCTGTCTTTTCTGTTAGACAGCAAAGCACCTGGACAGCAGCAGTACGTCACAGAAAGCAGCTACGCGGAGCCGCCGAAAGCTTCTCACCCATATGACACTAAAG tgagcACCAGTGACACGGCTCTCTTCAACCTGGACTCGTACCAGGAGTTCAACTGGTGGGCCTCGTACCCACATG ACGGGCTGACAGTAGACCAGCCTCAAACTGGATACCAGGAGTCTCCACAGACGTACCAGGGTCTGGTGCCTCAGAATGGACAATTCAGCCCATCCATTGAGGGCAGCAACAGCCCCTTCGTATCTGCAAAAGGATCAAATACATTACAAA GTGAGACAGATCAGAGCTACTCGTGTCACCCGGCTGAACTTTACGACTCAGACAGAGCGAGGCTGTCCTCGTCCTTCTGGCCCGAGTACTCCTCCCCCAGCTTCACTGCTCCCCTCCCACACCAGCCTACGGCCTCCTGCCCCTCGGACCTCAGTCCTCAATCCACGGAGCAGTACTGCCCCCGTGTGGTCAAACGCAAAACCCCACACCCACAGAGgccagagagggagggacagatGACGGGAATGTCAGCATATCCAG GGTCTGGGCCGATCCAGCTGTGGCAGTTTTTACTGGAGTTACTTCTGGACTCCGCCTGTCGGACCTTCATCTCCTGGACGGGAGACGGCTGGGAGTTTAAGATGTCCGACCCCTCAGAG GTGGCAAAGCGCTGGGGCCAATGCAAGAACAAACCCAAGATGAACTACGAGAAGTTGAGCCGTGGCCTGCGGTACTACTACCACAAAAACATCATTCACAAGACGGCGGGCAAGCGCTACGTGTACCGCTTTGTCTGTGACATGCAGGGCATGCTGGGAAAGACGGCGCAGGAGGTCCTGGCTAGTCTGAACGTTTTGCCCACAAACGCAGAGTCCTGGCAGTGCCCTGCGgttcaggcagcagcagcagcgtcggAGCACAGCAGTGAAACATGGGCGTCACAGTAG